From the Nodularia sp. NIES-3585 genome, one window contains:
- a CDS encoding RNA-guided endonuclease TnpB family protein, protein MGVQQILLSPNHETKALLEYLCQQSGKLYNHAVYFARQTFFKTGKLLTSKFDLIYEDSISKSLVAQSIPSTPMQQTLISVTEGFKSFKQLRSLFLKGQLHFQPKVPDYLTGSKLFKVAYPNSGGQRPLIVNGQLRFSLGLTVKRWFGISEFFLPMPSNVDYSQVKEFTILPKNGAFYLEMSYEVEKPKHDLDINQALSIDLGTADNLAACVDTLGNSLLIDSRAMKAMNQLWNKKVSTRKENQPEAYWDNWLDRVTRKRNHQIRDGINKAAKLIIDHCLKSGIGTLVIGWNQGFKSNANMGRFNNQKFVQMPLGKLKDRLKQLCDLHGIRFQITEESYTSKASYLDGDSLPVYGSKPDGWKASGKRIERGLYRSANGSVVNADLNGSANILRKVASNLGIDLSLLGRRSLTTVARVRLWVLPKVALSAESQWLQP, encoded by the coding sequence ATGGGAGTTCAGCAAATCTTGCTATCCCCCAATCACGAAACAAAAGCGTTATTAGAATACCTTTGTCAACAATCAGGGAAGCTTTACAATCACGCTGTTTACTTCGCTAGGCAAACGTTTTTCAAGACCGGAAAATTGCTGACCAGTAAATTTGACTTGATTTACGAAGACTCTATTAGTAAATCACTGGTTGCTCAGTCAATACCGTCTACCCCAATGCAGCAAACTTTAATTTCAGTAACCGAGGGGTTTAAATCCTTTAAACAATTGCGGTCTTTGTTTCTCAAAGGTCAATTACATTTCCAACCTAAAGTACCTGATTATTTGACAGGCTCTAAACTATTCAAAGTAGCTTATCCAAATTCAGGAGGACAAAGACCACTTATCGTTAATGGTCAACTCAGATTTTCCTTGGGGTTAACAGTAAAAAGATGGTTTGGTATTTCAGAATTTTTTCTGCCGATGCCATCAAATGTTGATTATTCCCAAGTCAAAGAGTTTACTATTCTGCCTAAGAATGGTGCTTTTTATCTAGAGATGTCCTACGAAGTTGAAAAACCAAAACATGACTTAGACATTAATCAGGCTCTATCTATAGACCTTGGGACTGCTGATAACTTGGCGGCTTGCGTTGATACTTTGGGTAATTCTCTGTTGATTGATTCCCGTGCAATGAAAGCCATGAATCAACTTTGGAACAAAAAAGTATCAACCCGTAAAGAAAATCAACCAGAAGCTTACTGGGATAATTGGTTAGATAGAGTCACCCGCAAACGTAACCACCAAATTCGTGATGGTATCAACAAAGCAGCAAAGTTAATAATTGACCATTGCTTAAAATCCGGCATTGGCACATTAGTAATTGGTTGGAACCAAGGTTTTAAATCTAATGCCAATATGGGTAGATTCAACAATCAAAAGTTTGTTCAAATGCCTTTAGGTAAGCTTAAAGACCGATTGAAACAACTGTGTGATTTACACGGAATCAGATTTCAAATAACCGAAGAATCCTACACGTCGAAAGCAAGCTACTTAGATGGAGACTCCCTACCCGTTTATGGTTCAAAACCAGATGGGTGGAAAGCATCAGGTAAGCGCATTGAGCGTGGATTGTATCGGTCAGCTAATGGGTCAGTTGTAAATGCCGATTTGAACGGTAGCGCAAATATTCTCAGAAAAGTAGCCAGCAATTTAGGCATAGACCTAAGCTTACTGGGTAGACGGTCTTTGACGACCGTAGCGAGAGTTAGACTTTGGGTTTTGCCTAAAGTTGCTCTGTCGGCAGAATCTCAGTGGCTTCAGCCCTGA